A genomic region of Fusarium oxysporum Fo47 chromosome VI, complete sequence contains the following coding sequences:
- a CDS encoding pyridoxal phosphate-dependent transferase: MPLFSNRGRELPEAILPIQKAKEAKIAMQQRIADSLSTKDNKLKNSDVLLYPTGMSDISHIHDIISLYTTARKRTVAIFGKIHGYECKLYDATHSDLETLEEDLASGLQLWALFTEFPGNPLLGSVDLERIERIYDEYDFLFVVDDTVGTSVNVDVISHCDIVCTGLTKMFSGRCNAMGGSVALKPNGGAPQTDFEERVIKASQNAQHIADILRKHSSVGQVYYPKGSPTQQLHEKYKRPGKGYGYLLSIRFKTPAAAIAFHDALDVAKGPSLGTNFTLGCAYTLFAHYDELEWAEEYGIVKHLVRISVGIENERFLDEVIKTALDAAERATLQVVVYVSSCVTLSLAYVRLIRDDPNDKHKFLAGSSLDISTRLELSIYVFPRGLNRSGGVTGYNPVAHNWKSIFGSTTTSYLTEY, from the exons ATGCCCCTTTTTTCGAATCGGGGCCGGGAATTGCCTGAGGCCATTCTTCCAATCCAGAAGGCCAAAGAGGCCAAGATTGCCATGCAACAACGCATTGCAGACTCGCTTAGTACCAAAGACAACAAGTTGAAGAACAGCGATGTGTTATTATATCCCACCGGCATGTCGGATATTAGCCATATCCATGATATTATCAGCCTTTACACTACAGCGAGAAAGAGGACCGTTGCGATCTTCGG CAAGATCCACGGGTACGAGTGTAAACTCTATGACGCTACACACTCCGACTTGGAAACTCTTGAAGAAGACTTGGCCTCAGGTCTGCAGCTATGGGCCCTCTTTACAGAGTTCCCTGGCAACCCACTCCTTGGCTCTGTCGATCTAGAGCGAATAGAAAGGATATACGACGAATACGACTTCTTGTTCGTGGTTGATGACACAGTCGGTACATCGGTAAACGTCGACGTTATCTCACATTGCGATATTGTATGCACAGGCTTGACAAAGATGTTTAGTGGGAGATGCAACGCCATGGGAGGAAGCGTGGCCCTGAAACCAAACGGCGGAGCCC CGCAGACAGATTTCGAAGAGCGAGTTATCAAAGCCAGTCAAAATGCACAACACATCGCAGATATACTTCGCAAGCACAGTTCGGTTGGGCAAGTCTATTATCCCAAGGGAAGCCCGACACAACAACTTCACGAGAAATACAAACGTCCAGGAAAGGGGTATGGATATCTGCTGTCTATTCGTTTCAAGACTCCAGCAGCTGCCATCGCGTTCCACGACGCTCTTGATGTGGCAAAAGGGCCAAGTTTGGGGACCAATTTCACTCTAGGTTGTGCATATACGCTCTTCGCGCATTACGACGAGCTTGAATGGGCTGAGGAGTATGGTATTGTTAAGCATTTGGTACGAATCAGTGTGGGGATCGAAAATGAGAGATTCTTGGACGAGGTTATCAAGACAGCTCTGGATGCAGCTGAACGAGCGA CTTTACAGGTCGTAGTAT ATGTCTCCTCCTGTGTGACCCTTAGCCTCGCCTATGTACGACTCATCCGAGATGACCCCAATGACAAACACAAATTCCTCGCCGGCAGCTCCCTCGACATAAGTACAAGACTCGAACTCTCCATCTACGTCTTTCCCCGAGGTCTCAACCGCTCCGGCGGCGTGACAGGCTATAATCCTGTCGCCCACAACTGGAAATCCATCTTCGGTTCCACCACGACCTCTTATTTAACAGAGTATTGA